GGGTTGCACCCCCGGGACACCGACCGGTTGCTCGCGTTGCTGCACCAGCTCCGGGCTGCGGGCAATACCGTCATTGTGGTCGAGCACGATCCGGCGGCTATCCGCGCGGCGGATCACGTGGTCGAGCTCGGTCCGGGCAGCGGCGAGCGGGGCGGCAGCGTCGTCTTCCAGGGGAGCTATGAGGAGTTGCTCGAGGCCGACACGGCAACCGGCCGCTACCTCTCCGGCCGCGAGCGGCCCGCCGCCCGGCCCGCGGCGCGGCGCTCCCTGGGCGGCCCTGCTCTGCGTCTCGAGGGCGCGCGGCTCCACAACCTGCGCGGCATCGCGGTCGAGATCCCGCTCGGCCTGCTCACCGTGGTCACGGGGGTGAGCGGCTCAGGCAAGAGCAGCCTGGTGCATGACGTGCTCTATCGCGCGCTCGAGCGCGAGCTGCGTGGCGGCGAAACCAGTGCCAAGCAGCACCTGGGCGAGCTGGTCGGCTCCTACGATCGGCTGGACGGGGCAGGCCACCTGAGCGACGCCGTGCTCGTCGACCAGTCGCCCATTGGCCGGACGCCGCGCTCCAACCCCGTCACGTACATCAAGGCGTTCGAGCATGTGCGTGCCATCTTCGCCCGCCAGCCGCTCGCCCGGCAGCGCGGCTACTCGGCCGGCCACTTCTCCTTCAACGTTACGGGCGGTCGCTGCGAGGCGTGCCAGGGCGATGGCGTCGTCCAGATCGAGATGGTCTTCCTGGCCGATGTCTACGTGCCCTGCGAGGTCTGCGGCGGCGCGCGCTACAAGCCCGAAACCCTGGAGGTGACCTGTAAGGGGCTGAACATCCGGCAGGTGCTCGACCTCACCGTGGACGAGGCCATCCGCTTCTTCCTCAAGGAGGACCGGCTCGGCCAGGCGCTCTGGCAGCTCCAGCAGGTCGGGCTCGGCTACCTCCGGCTGGGCCAGCCGGCGCCCACGCTGTCCGGGGGCGAGGCGCAGCGGCTGAAGATCGCCAGGGAGCTGGCCGGCGCCGGGCGGCGCCGCGGCCGCAAGCTCTACCTCATGGACGAGCCGACGACGGGGCTCTCGGGCGCCGAGGTGCGCAACCTGCTCCGCGTGCTCAAGCAGCTCCTGGATGTGGGGCACACCGTCGTCCTCATCGAGCACAACCTCGAGGTCATCCGTGCCGCCGACTGGATCATTGACCTGGGGCCGGAGGCCGGTGATGCCGGCGGCCGCGTCGTCGCCATGGGCCGGCCCGAGGAGGTCGCGGCCGTGCCCGCCAGCCACACCGGCCACTACCTGCGCGAGCTGCCCGAGCCCGCACCGTGGTAGCGATTGCCAGCCAAAGTTGCATGCCGGCCGCTTGGACGGACCTGCACGTGCACGGTGCACCCACTCGTACTCGTACACCTGCGGTTGGACTACCTTCACCCTTGACCCTCCGCTGCGCTCCGTCTATTCTCGTTCTCTCTCGCGTCCCACGCGGTCACAACCCCTAGCAGGAGCTGGACATGCGATACCGCCCGCTCGCACTGGCGGCCCTCGCGCTGGCCGTGCTCGCGCCTCGCGCCAGTGCCCAGGCGACCGCGCCGCCCCTCGCCTTCGACACCTTCAGCCTGGCCAACGGCCTGCGCTTTATTGTGCACGAGGATCATTCCACGCCCATTGTGGCGGTCGACGTCTGGTATGACGTGGGCAGTGCCAACGAGGTCGCGGGCCGCTCCGGCTTTGCTCACCTCTTCGAGCACATGCTCTTTCAGGAGACGGAGAACCTGGCGGCGGGCGAGTTCAAGGAGCTGATCCGTGCCGCGGGCGGCACGTACAACGGCACGACCAACACGGACCGGACCAACTACTTCGAGACCGTGCCCTCGAACCGGTTGAACCTGGCGCTCTGGCTGGAGGCGGAGCGCATGGCCCGGCTCAGGGTCACGGCCGAGAACTTTGCCCGGGAGCGCGAGGTCGTGAAGGAGGAGCGGCGGCTGCGAGTGGACAATCAGCCGTACGGCATCACCATCCTGACGCACGACACCTTGAGCGCCGACTGGCCGCCCTACAAGCATTCCGTGATCGGCACCATGGAGGACCTGGATGCGGCCAAGCCGGAGGACGTGCTGGCCTTCTATCGGCAGTTCTACGTGCCCAACAATGCCACAGTGGTTGTGGCGGGCGACGTCACCGTGCCGCAGGTCCGGGAGCTGGCCGAGCAGTATTTCGGCGCCATCCCGCGGGGGCTGGACCCCGAGCCGCTGCCACCCATGCCGCCCACGCCGCGCACTGCGGGCGAGCGGCGCCTCACCCTCGAGGACAAGCTGGCCAACCTGCCCCTCTACCTGGCGGGCTACAGCATTCCGCCGCACGGCCACCGTGACACCTACACGCTCGAGCTGCTGGCCAGTCTGTTCGCCCTGGGCCAGTCCAGCCGGCTGTACCAGCGCATGGTGAAGGAGGAAAAGGCTGCGCTGGACGTCTTTGCCGGTCTGGACAGCCGCTTCGGGCCGGGCCGCTTCCTGTTCGGCATCCTGCCCAACCAGGGTGTGCCCATCGAGCGCATCGAGCAACTGGTGAACGAGGAGATCGAGAAGCTGAAGAGCCGGGGCATCACGGAGCGCGAGCTGCGCAAGGCCAAGAACCAGTTGCGCGCCCGGGTGATCATGGG
This window of the Gemmatimonadota bacterium genome carries:
- a CDS encoding insulinase family protein; this encodes MRYRPLALAALALAVLAPRASAQATAPPLAFDTFSLANGLRFIVHEDHSTPIVAVDVWYDVGSANEVAGRSGFAHLFEHMLFQETENLAAGEFKELIRAAGGTYNGTTNTDRTNYFETVPSNRLNLALWLEAERMARLRVTAENFAREREVVKEERRLRVDNQPYGITILTHDTLSADWPPYKHSVIGTMEDLDAAKPEDVLAFYRQFYVPNNATVVVAGDVTVPQVRELAEQYFGAIPRGLDPEPLPPMPPTPRTAGERRLTLEDKLANLPLYLAGYSIPPHGHRDTYTLELLASLFALGQSSRLYQRMVKEEKAALDVFAGLDSRFGPGRFLFGILPNQGVPIERIEQLVNEEIEKLKSRGITERELRKAKNQLRARVIMGRQNVMAKAEELHHYRSMHGNVMLINGDLQNYEAVTVGDVRQVAQRYLAAPNRTTIIATPAKAAAAASDAGAPSTK